In Halopiger aswanensis, the DNA window ACGCGCCGGCAGTGGCTACCCGATTCGGTGCGTCAGTCCTCTCGAGCGTCCGCTTCTGGCCTCTTCGAGCCGACGCCGTGGTGTCACCTCGAGCGACGTCGTTCCGTCAACTCGAGTCGGCGGTGTTCGGTCGCTCTCGTCGCCCCAGTATTGATGTCGTATCGACACGTCATCAGGAGTACGAATGCCCTTCGGAGCGATCGATCGTCGGCCACTCGTCGTCTACCTCGTCGCGCTCGCGGCGCTCGCGAGCGGGTTCGTGCTCGTCTCGCGGCTCGCCGGCGTGAGCATGATCCTCCTCGCGCCGGCCTACATGTTCACGCCGCTGCTGGCCGGCATCGTGACCTGTGTTTCCGGCGCGCTGTCGTTCGAGCGCGCGGGGCTGCGACTGCCGCGCGGACGATTCCGCTGGCTCGCGGTCGCCGCGGTCGTCCCGCTCGCGTTCATACTGGTCGGCACCGCCCTCGCCTTGGCCCTGCCAGGGACCGAGTTCGTCCCCGACGCGAATCCGACCACCGGCGCGGGGACGTCGTTCGAACAGCCCGAAACGACGGAAGCCGGCCCGTCGCTTCCCGGGTGGCCGGTGAACCTCCTCATCATGCTCGTCGTCGCGGTCGTCGCCGGCGCGACGATCAACGCCGTCTTCGCGTTCGGCGAGGAGTTCGGCTGGCGCGGCGTCCTCCAGACCGCGCTCGCGCCGCTCGGCTTCTGGCGGGCCTCGGCCGTCGTCGGCTTCCTCTGGGGTGTGTGGCACGCGCCGATCGTCATCGAGGGGTACAACTTCCCGAACAATCCGGTCGTCGGCGTCGGCGTGATGACCGTCGCCTGCGTCGCGATGGCGCCGGTTTACACCTACATCACGCTGGCCGCCCGGTCGGTCCTGGCGCCGGCGATCTTCCACGGCACGTTCAACGCCTTCGCCGCGACGATGCTCGTGTTCCCGCAGGGCGGCTCCGAACTGGTCGTCAACCCCGTCGGCGGGCTCGGCATCCTCGTGTTCGGACTCGCCGCGGTCGCGATCGCCGTCGTCGGAACGCCGCCCCTCGAGCCCGACTGGGCGCTTCCGGCCGACGCTGGGGCGACCGGAGCGTCGTCGGCTCGGGACGCCGAGTCCCCGGCTTCCGACATCACCGGCGGGGACGAGAGGTAGCGCGCTGTTCTCACCGATCATCCGTCCGCCGAGCGCGCCCGTCCCTTTATCACTGAAGGCGCGACGAATGCGGTCCGTCAACCCTATGGCCGACCGCTCCCGAGTAGGCGAAGACACAG includes these proteins:
- a CDS encoding CPBP family intramembrane glutamic endopeptidase, which encodes MPFGAIDRRPLVVYLVALAALASGFVLVSRLAGVSMILLAPAYMFTPLLAGIVTCVSGALSFERAGLRLPRGRFRWLAVAAVVPLAFILVGTALALALPGTEFVPDANPTTGAGTSFEQPETTEAGPSLPGWPVNLLIMLVVAVVAGATINAVFAFGEEFGWRGVLQTALAPLGFWRASAVVGFLWGVWHAPIVIEGYNFPNNPVVGVGVMTVACVAMAPVYTYITLAARSVLAPAIFHGTFNAFAATMLVFPQGGSELVVNPVGGLGILVFGLAAVAIAVVGTPPLEPDWALPADAGATGASSARDAESPASDITGGDER